A stretch of Brassica napus cultivar Da-Ae chromosome C6, Da-Ae, whole genome shotgun sequence DNA encodes these proteins:
- the LOC111206721 gene encoding receptor protein kinase TMK1: MKKHRAFLKFPFLLLLLCLLKFSKADSDGDASAMLSLKKSLNPPSSFGWSDPDPCKWTHVVCTGTKRVTRIQIGHSGLQGTLSPDIRSLTELERLELQWNNISGPIPTLSGLSSLQVLMLSNNHFDSIPSDIFQGLTSLQSVDVDNNPFASWEIPESLRNASALQNFSANSANVSGTLPGFLGPDEFPGLSILHLAFNKLEGELPLGLSGSQIQSLWLNGQKLTGSIDVLRNMTGLREVWLHSNSLSGPLPDFSGLQELESLSLRDNSFTGPVPASLMSLDSLKAVNLTNNHLQGPVPEFKASVSVDLEKDTNSFCLPTPGECDPRVKSLLTIASSVDNPLRLAESWIGNDPCTNWIGITCSNGNITVINLEKMGLTGTISPEFGSIKSLQRIILGINNLTGTIPHELTTLPNLKTLDVSSNHLFGKVPAFKSNVVVNTNGNPDIGKDKSSLSPPGSSSPSGGGSGSGLSDGRVKTSSGFIGIVIVSVLGGLLMIFLIGLLVFCLYKKRQKRFTRGESSNAVVVHPRHSGSDNENVKITVAGSSVSVGGISDTYTLPGTSEVGDNIQMVEAGNMLISIQVLRSVTNNFSQDNILGQGGFGVVYKGELHDGTKIAVKRMDNGVIAGKGFAEFKSEIAVLTKVRHRHLVTLLGYCLDGNEKLLVYEYMPQGTLSRHLFEWSEEGLKPLLWKQRLTLALDVARGVEYLHGLAHQSFIHRDLKPSNILLGDDMRAKVADFGLVRLAPEGKGSIETRIAGTFGYLAPEYAVTGRVTTKVDVYSFGVILMELITGRKSLDESQPEESIHLVSWFKRMFINKESSFKKAIDPTIDLDEETLASVHTVTELAGHCCAREPYQRPDMGHAVNILSSLVELWKPADQNPEDIYGIDLDMSLPQALKKWQAYEGRSDLESSTSSLLPSLGNTQMSIPSRPYGFAESFTSVDGR; this comes from the exons ATGAAGAAACACAGAGCCTTTCTTAAGTTTCcctttcttctcctcctcctctgtcTTCTTAAGTTCTCCAAAGCTGATTCAGATGGAGACGCATCAGCTATGCTTTCACTCAAGAAAAGCCTAAACCCACCTTCATCTTTCGGATGGTCCGACCCGGACCCGTGCAAATGGACCCACGTCGTTTGCACAGGCACCAAACGGGTGACCCGGATCCAAATCGGGCATTCGGGTCTCCAAGGTACACTCTCTCCCGATATTCGTTCGTTAACAGAGCTCGAGAGGCTCGAGCTGCAGTGGAACAACATCTCTGGTCCCATCCCTACTCTAAGCGGCTTGTCTTCCTTACAAGTCTTGATGCTAAGCAACAACCACTTCGACTCGATCCCCAGCGACATCTTCCAAGGCTTAACTTCGTTGCAATCTGTCGACGTGGACAACAACCCTTTCGCGTCTTGGGAGATCCCCGAGAGCTTGAGAAACGCCTCTGCTCTTCAGAACTTCTCCGCCAACTCGGCTAATGTCTCCGGTACGTTACCTGGTTTTCTCGGACCGGATGAGTTTCCCGGTTTGTCTATTTTGCATTTGGCTTTTAATAAGTTAGAAGGTGAGTTGCCGTTGGGGTTGTCCGGCTCTCAGATTCAGTCGTTATGGCTCAACGGTCAGAAACTAACCGGTTCGATCGATGTTCTTCGGAACATGACCGGTTTAAGAGAGGTCTGGCTTCATTCCAATTCGCTCTCCGGTCCTCTTCCCGATTTCTCCGGTCTGCAAGAGCTTGAGAGCTTGAGCTTGAGGGATAACTCGTTCACCGGTCCGGTTCCCGCTTCTTTGATGAGTCTTGACTCATTGAAGGCTGTGAACTTGACTAACAATCATCTTCAAGGACCGGTCCCTGAGTTTAAAGCCTCCGTCTCCGTCGATTTGGAGAAAGATACCAATAGCTTTTGCTTGCCTACTCCAGGCGAGTGTGATCCTAGAGTGAAGTCTTTGCTTACGATCGCTAGCTCAGTGGATAATCCACTGAGGCTAGCTGAGAGTTGGATAGGAAACGATCCTTGTACTAACTGGATTGGGATCACTTGTAGCAATGGGAACATTACCGTTATTAATCTTGAGAAAATGGGGCTAACCGGGACGATTTCTCCTGAGTTTGGCTCCATCAAATCGCTTCAAAGAATCATTCTCGGAATCAACAACCTTACCGGTACCATTCCTCATGAGCTCACAACGTTACCTAACCTCAAAACGCTGGACGTTTCGAGTAACCATCTTTTTGGGAAGGTTCCTGCTTTCAAAAGCAATGTGGTTGTGAATACTAATGGCAATCCGGACATCGGAAAAGATAAAAGCTCTTTATCTCCTCCTGGCTCTTCTTCACCTTCTGGTGGTGGTTCTGGTTCAGGCTTAAGTGATGGGAGAGTGAAAACGTCTTCGGGTTTTATAGGAATCGTTATTGTTTCTGTGCTCGGTGGACTATTAATGATCTTCTTGATCGGTTTATTGGTTTTCTGCTTGTACAAGAAGAGGCAAAAGCGGTTCACAAGGGGCGAGAGCTCGAATGCAGTTGTTGTTCATCCGAGACACTCTGGCTCTGACAATGAGAACGTTAAAATCACAGTGGCGGGTTCAAGCGTAAGCGTCGGAGGCATAAGCGACACCTACACGCTTCCCGGTACGAGCGAGGTGGGAGATAATATCCAAATGGTGGAAGCGGGAAACATGCTGATCTCAATCCAAGTGCTTCGTTCGGTGACTAACAACTTCAGCCAAGATAACATTCTGGGACAAGGAGGTTTCGGTGTTGTTTACAAAGGCGAATTGCACGATGGAACAAAGATTGCAGTTAAGAGGATGGACAACGGAGTGATTGCTGGCAAAGGTTTTGCGGAATTCAAGTCTGAGATTGCGGTTTTGACCAAAGTTAGGCATCGCCATTTGGTTACGCTTCTCGGTTATTGTCTGGATGGGAACGAGAAGTTGCTTGTGTACGAGTATATGCCTCAAGGGACTTTGAGTAGGCATCTGTTTGAGTGGTCGGAGGAAGGGCTTAAGCCTCTCTTGTGGAAACAAAGATTGACTTTAGCGTTGGATGTGGCGAGAGGTGTGGAGTATCTTCACGGATTAGCTCATCAGAGCTTCATTCATAGAGATCTTAAACCGTCAAACATTCTTCTCGGCGATGATATGAGGGCTAAGGTTGCGGACTTTGGACTcgttcgtcttgcacctgaagGGAAAGGGTCTATTGAGACTAGAATTGCTGGAACATTTGGTTACTTGGCACCCGAATATGCAG TTACGGGTCGAGTGACCACAAAGGTCGATGTGTACAGCTTCGGGGTGATTCTGATGGAACTAATAACAGGAAGGAAATCTCTAGATGAATCGCAACCAGAAGAGAGCATTCACTTGGTCTCCTGGTTCAAACGAATGTTCATCAACAAGGAATCATCATTCAAGAAAGCAATCGACCCGACAATAGACCTCGACGAAGAAACCCTAGCCAGCGTTCACACCGTTACTGAGCTGGCAGGCCATTGCTGTGCCCGTGAGCCTTACCAGAGACCAGACATGGGACACGCTGTCAACATTCTGTCCTCACTCGTCGAGCTATGGAAACCTGCTGATCAGAATCCAGAGGACATATACGGAATCGATCTGGACATGTCTTTGCCTCAAGCTCTTAAGAAATGGCAAGCTTATGAAGGAAGAAGTGATCTTGAATCATCTACTTCGTCGCTTTTACCTAGCTTGGGTAACACGCAGATGAGTATTCCCTCTAGACCTTACGGATTCGCAGAGTCTTTCACTTCCGTAGATGGACGTTGA